The proteins below come from a single Plantactinospora sp. KBS50 genomic window:
- a CDS encoding phosphomannomutase/phosphoglucomutase: protein MSDLSQIVKAYDVRGVVPDQWDERAAEALGAAFAQVLAAAEDAPDTVVIAHDMRDSSPGLAAAFASGVRAEGMSVISTGLGSTDMLYFASGMLDLPGAMFTASHNPARYNGIKMCRAGARPIGQQSGLAEIRDRAQALLDKAEPGRPGAPGGAQPPAGAQPGGTSAAEDTEQRRELLPAYAEHLRGLVDLSGIRPLKVVVDAGNGMGGHTVPAVLGDAVLPPLPLTVVPLYFELDGSFPNHEANPLDPANLEDLRAAVREHGADLGLAFDGDADRCFVVDERGEPVSPSAITALVATRELAKHPGGTVIHNLITSSAVPEIVREAGGEPVCSRVGHSFIKADMARTNAIFGGEHSAHYYFRDFWFADTGMLAAMHVLAALGGQDRPLSELAGAFERYVASGEINSTVADQAAASARVRSAYPDAEANELDGLTLRFPDGSWINLRPSNTEPLLRLNVEAPTAERMAALRDEVLALVRA from the coding sequence TTGAGTGACCTGTCCCAGATCGTGAAGGCCTACGACGTCCGCGGTGTCGTCCCCGACCAGTGGGACGAGCGGGCGGCCGAAGCGCTCGGCGCCGCCTTCGCGCAGGTGCTCGCGGCCGCGGAGGACGCACCGGACACTGTGGTCATCGCGCACGACATGCGGGACTCGTCGCCGGGACTGGCGGCCGCGTTCGCGTCCGGGGTGCGGGCCGAGGGCATGTCGGTGATCTCCACCGGCCTCGGGTCGACCGACATGCTCTACTTCGCCTCCGGCATGCTGGACCTGCCGGGCGCGATGTTCACCGCGAGTCACAATCCGGCGCGGTACAACGGGATCAAGATGTGCCGGGCCGGTGCCCGGCCGATCGGCCAGCAGAGCGGGCTGGCCGAGATCCGGGACCGGGCCCAGGCGCTGCTGGACAAGGCCGAGCCCGGCCGGCCCGGTGCGCCCGGGGGCGCGCAGCCGCCGGCCGGTGCGCAGCCGGGCGGGACGTCCGCGGCCGAGGACACCGAGCAGCGCCGCGAGCTGCTTCCCGCGTACGCCGAACACCTGCGCGGGCTGGTCGACCTGTCCGGGATCCGGCCGCTGAAGGTGGTGGTGGACGCCGGCAACGGGATGGGTGGCCACACCGTGCCGGCGGTGCTCGGCGACGCCGTGCTGCCGCCGCTCCCGCTGACCGTGGTGCCGCTCTACTTCGAGTTGGACGGGTCGTTCCCGAACCACGAGGCGAACCCGCTGGACCCGGCGAACCTGGAGGATCTGCGGGCCGCGGTCCGGGAGCACGGCGCCGACCTGGGATTGGCCTTCGACGGCGACGCGGACCGCTGTTTCGTGGTCGACGAGCGCGGCGAGCCGGTCTCGCCGTCCGCGATCACCGCGCTGGTCGCCACCCGGGAGCTGGCCAAGCACCCGGGGGGCACGGTGATCCACAACCTGATCACCTCCAGCGCGGTGCCGGAGATCGTCCGGGAGGCCGGCGGCGAGCCGGTGTGCAGCCGGGTGGGCCACTCGTTCATCAAGGCCGACATGGCCCGGACCAACGCGATTTTCGGCGGGGAGCACTCGGCGCACTACTACTTCCGGGACTTCTGGTTCGCCGACACCGGCATGCTGGCCGCGATGCACGTGCTCGCGGCGCTCGGCGGTCAGGACCGGCCGCTGTCGGAACTGGCCGGCGCGTTCGAGCGGTACGTGGCCTCCGGCGAGATCAACTCGACCGTGGCGGACCAGGCGGCCGCGTCGGCGCGGGTGCGCTCGGCGTACCCGGATGCCGAGGCCAACGAGCTGGACGGGCTGACGCTGCGGTTCCCCGACGGTTCCTGGATCAACCTGCGTCCCTCCAACACCGAGCCGCTGCTGCGGCTCAACGTCGAGGCGCCGACGGCCGAGCGGATGGCCGCGCTGCGCGACGAGGTGCTCGCCCTGGTCCGCGCCTGA
- a CDS encoding Trm112 family protein produces MALDPQLLEILACPDTHHAPLDYDAAAQTLTCAECGRIFEIRDDVPVLLLDEARGGPQAADPAGAGR; encoded by the coding sequence GTGGCCCTGGACCCGCAGTTGCTGGAGATTCTCGCCTGTCCGGACACGCATCATGCGCCGCTGGACTACGATGCCGCGGCGCAGACGCTGACCTGTGCGGAGTGCGGCCGGATCTTCGAGATCCGCGACGACGTGCCGGTGCTGCTGCTGGACGAGGCGAGGGGCGGGCCGCAAGCCGCAGACCCCGCGGGAGCTGGCCGGTAG
- a CDS encoding cation diffusion facilitator family transporter gives MSAEGGTRAIIAALAANLGIAVTKFLAWLLTGSSSMLAESLHSVADSGNQALLLLGNRRSRRAATAEHPFGFGRERYIYAFIVAIILFSLGGLFALYEAWHKFSHPEPIRSWQWVPVVVLLAAVGMEGYSFRTAIKESNQIRGRVSWLRFIRRAKAPELPVVLLEDFGALVGLVFALVGVGMTLATGDGRWDAGGTAMIGILLVVIAATLAVETKSLLLGESASNKDIRQIEAAIMDGPEIDRIIHMKTLHLGPEELLVAAKIAVQPCELAGEVARGIDAVEARIRAAVPIARVIYLEPDVYSASAAARAARAGVADPRDDVAERAADLPGG, from the coding sequence GTGAGCGCCGAGGGTGGCACCCGGGCCATCATCGCGGCCCTCGCCGCGAACCTGGGCATCGCCGTGACGAAGTTTCTCGCCTGGCTGCTCACCGGCTCCTCGTCGATGCTCGCGGAGTCGCTGCACTCGGTGGCCGACTCGGGCAACCAGGCGTTGCTGCTGCTCGGCAACCGCCGCTCCCGGCGCGCCGCCACCGCGGAGCACCCGTTCGGGTTCGGGCGGGAGCGCTACATCTACGCGTTCATCGTGGCGATCATCCTGTTCAGCCTGGGTGGCCTGTTCGCGCTCTACGAGGCGTGGCACAAGTTCTCCCACCCGGAGCCCATCCGCAGCTGGCAGTGGGTGCCGGTGGTCGTGCTGCTGGCCGCGGTCGGCATGGAGGGCTACTCGTTCCGTACCGCGATCAAGGAGTCCAACCAGATCCGCGGCCGGGTTTCCTGGCTGCGCTTCATCCGGCGGGCGAAGGCGCCCGAGCTGCCGGTGGTGCTGCTGGAGGACTTCGGCGCCCTGGTGGGTCTGGTGTTCGCGCTCGTCGGCGTGGGCATGACGCTGGCCACGGGCGACGGCCGGTGGGACGCCGGGGGCACGGCGATGATCGGCATCCTGCTGGTGGTGATCGCCGCGACACTGGCGGTGGAGACCAAGAGCCTGCTGCTGGGTGAGTCCGCGTCGAACAAGGACATCCGCCAGATCGAGGCGGCGATCATGGACGGCCCGGAGATCGACCGGATCATCCACATGAAGACCCTGCACCTGGGTCCGGAGGAGTTGCTGGTCGCCGCGAAGATCGCGGTGCAGCCGTGTGAGCTGGCCGGTGAGGTGGCCCGGGGTATCGACGCCGTCGAGGCGCGGATCCGGGCGGCCGTACCGATCGCCCGGGTCATCTACCTGGAGCCGGACGTCTACAGCGCCAGCGCCGCGGCGCGGGCGGCCCGCGCCGGCGTGGCCGATCCCCGCGATGACGTCGCCGAGCGGGCTGCGGACCTGCCCGGAGGCTGA
- a CDS encoding AAA family ATPase yields MELFVGREAELTEAVELLLGAEEGRVLDIVGVRGIGKSAFLRQLVNRVTGRDGVVVRAVDLLSEGIGSGHHKRGEEASGNVISDTYLQSIKIMLRITDGHDRAFRAFRLAMLESAATPLLDAGTVGNSVSLGRRSQVGPITLTTHLQVPIDTFRDQVSRLQRQADDDFVAAWTAFTEHRRVLIVVDSAELIADDEIGAWLLRIAARLPRTLLVMARMPMLADFGRLSERLTRRHLDDLSADEVAAYLAARLIGEPVPDWLPAVVYGFTDGHPYGVALTAELIVQVGADALHPARLRRMLAQVPDDRTRWGALIKTLLDQVSEPLLTRAVSAAAIVHRFDEPMLADLLAPEGDRPVDGEVGEAMRALRAYRLAHPVLSVSGLATGWSRLHEFVRQAVDNRLRIDHRREWLRLHAQAADYCFRWLLARQADDDVGEYGAWYRYEDPEWQAYQREWLYHSGFVAQRREIARARFTLVFLEAFYWWGCYHPFPFNRQLIEDWERATGAWSVEQPATEGTASNAEQRLADALVHLLDHYPLGGHKPATAGWDEMRAQLLLIRELCGLTNSRLSRTAEDAAQLARTDALISVFLAHTRRYRDPADPAGERYYVRAQQAFERLDDDWLTAWMLRERADHALERGDWPGGARLWRAAVDRAERMAVLDEDWDHELGADLYRIRADAHWLAGGFTPAAVGYGRAVAEAYRFQNRPQPPDEYTQEYYGEITGRAADRVLELAQRRGVPAAERFAAELAAALPAGWERAAPTGTAPTGIAAAIADGDRPALIAALFPTGPQKGELHVEDSGFLQRWRLRWEDDPQDFREHLACEP; encoded by the coding sequence ATGGAGCTGTTCGTCGGGCGGGAGGCGGAGCTGACCGAGGCCGTCGAGCTGCTGCTCGGCGCGGAGGAGGGCCGGGTCCTCGACATCGTGGGAGTGCGGGGCATCGGCAAGTCCGCGTTCCTGCGCCAGCTCGTCAACCGGGTCACGGGCCGGGACGGCGTCGTGGTGCGCGCCGTCGACCTGCTCTCCGAGGGCATCGGCAGCGGCCACCACAAGCGTGGCGAGGAGGCGTCCGGCAACGTCATCTCCGACACGTACCTGCAGAGCATCAAGATCATGCTGCGCATCACCGACGGCCACGACCGCGCGTTCCGCGCGTTCCGGCTCGCCATGCTGGAGTCGGCCGCGACGCCGCTGCTGGACGCCGGGACCGTGGGGAACTCCGTCAGCCTGGGGCGCCGGTCCCAGGTCGGGCCGATCACCCTGACGACGCATCTCCAGGTCCCGATCGACACGTTCCGCGACCAGGTCAGCCGCTTGCAGCGGCAGGCCGACGACGACTTCGTCGCCGCCTGGACCGCCTTCACCGAGCACCGCCGGGTGCTCATCGTCGTGGACTCGGCCGAACTGATCGCGGACGACGAGATCGGTGCCTGGCTGCTGCGCATCGCGGCCCGGCTGCCGCGGACGTTGCTCGTGATGGCCCGCATGCCCATGCTGGCGGACTTCGGCCGGCTGTCGGAGCGGTTGACCAGGCGGCACCTGGACGATCTGAGCGCCGACGAGGTGGCCGCCTACCTGGCGGCCCGGCTGATCGGCGAGCCGGTGCCGGACTGGCTGCCGGCGGTCGTCTACGGGTTCACCGACGGCCACCCGTACGGCGTGGCCCTGACCGCCGAACTGATCGTGCAGGTCGGTGCCGACGCGCTGCATCCGGCCCGGCTGCGCCGGATGCTCGCCCAGGTGCCGGACGACCGCACCCGGTGGGGTGCGCTGATCAAGACGCTGCTCGACCAGGTCTCCGAGCCGTTGCTCACCCGGGCGGTCTCGGCCGCCGCGATCGTGCACCGGTTCGACGAACCGATGCTGGCCGACCTGCTCGCCCCGGAGGGCGACCGGCCGGTCGACGGCGAGGTCGGTGAGGCCATGCGGGCGCTGCGGGCCTACCGGCTCGCCCATCCGGTGCTCTCGGTGTCCGGGCTGGCGACCGGCTGGTCGCGGTTGCACGAGTTCGTCCGGCAGGCGGTGGACAACCGGCTGCGGATCGACCACCGCCGGGAGTGGCTCCGGCTGCACGCTCAGGCGGCCGACTACTGTTTCCGCTGGCTGCTGGCCCGGCAGGCCGACGACGACGTCGGCGAGTACGGCGCCTGGTACCGGTACGAGGATCCCGAGTGGCAGGCGTACCAGCGGGAGTGGCTCTACCACTCCGGGTTCGTGGCGCAGCGCCGGGAGATCGCCCGGGCCCGGTTCACGCTGGTCTTCCTGGAGGCCTTCTACTGGTGGGGCTGCTACCACCCGTTCCCGTTCAACAGGCAACTCATCGAGGACTGGGAGCGGGCCACCGGAGCCTGGTCGGTCGAGCAGCCGGCAACCGAGGGTACGGCGAGCAACGCCGAGCAGCGGCTGGCCGACGCGCTGGTCCACCTGCTCGACCACTATCCGCTGGGCGGGCACAAGCCGGCGACCGCGGGCTGGGACGAGATGCGGGCACAACTGCTGCTCATCCGCGAGCTGTGCGGGCTGACCAACAGCCGGCTTTCGCGTACCGCCGAGGACGCCGCGCAGCTCGCCCGGACCGACGCGCTCATCTCGGTGTTCCTGGCACACACCCGCCGCTACCGCGACCCCGCCGATCCTGCGGGCGAGCGCTACTACGTACGGGCGCAGCAGGCGTTCGAACGACTCGACGACGACTGGCTGACGGCGTGGATGCTGCGGGAACGGGCCGATCACGCCCTCGAACGCGGCGACTGGCCCGGCGGGGCTCGGCTGTGGCGTGCGGCGGTCGACCGGGCGGAGCGGATGGCCGTGCTGGACGAGGACTGGGATCACGAACTGGGCGCTGACCTGTACCGGATCCGGGCCGATGCGCACTGGCTGGCCGGCGGGTTCACGCCGGCGGCGGTCGGGTACGGGCGCGCGGTCGCCGAGGCGTACCGGTTCCAGAACCGGCCGCAGCCGCCGGACGAGTACACCCAGGAGTACTACGGCGAGATCACCGGTCGGGCCGCCGATCGGGTGCTGGAGTTGGCGCAACGGCGCGGCGTGCCGGCGGCGGAGCGGTTCGCGGCCGAGCTGGCGGCGGCGCTGCCGGCCGGCTGGGAACGGGCGGCGCCGACCGGGACGGCACCGACCGGGATTGCCGCCGCGATCGCGGACGGCGACCGGCCGGCGTTGATCGCGGCGCTGTTTCCGACCGGTCCGCAGAAGGGTGAACTGCACGTCGAGGACTCCGGCTTCCTCCAGCGCTGGCGACTGCGCTGGGAGGACGATCCGCAGGACTTCCGGGAACACCTGGCATGTGAGCCGTAG
- a CDS encoding SIS domain-containing protein, which translates to MMEGTAGVSGQRTADEALLDDAEALGEFDPGGMLRFTASAGAQVRESAALAAEANLTGLGEEGRPRAVVIAGIGTAGRTGDLLATVAGPRCPVPVIPHSSAGVPGWVGAADVVIAVSASGRSPEALGAAQAAARRGARLVAVGAPDSELQSVADRVRAPFIPVPRRAPARASLWALSVPVLMAARALGLVKVNEADLAETASRLDADADRCRPQAESFVNPAKSLALGLAGSIPIVWGSSPLATVAARRFGDTLSANARYPVVAGALGEAGRGRVGLLDGVFGGLGEAARDIFADPDEEESPGTRLRLVLLRDGGLNAEDDTPEPLAVEERRADAVQTLAERRGVRCDVVTAEGGSALERLASLTAVPDFASVYLALAHRLDPMAVPAITEMKELSNQ; encoded by the coding sequence CTGATGGAGGGCACCGCCGGAGTGAGCGGGCAGCGTACCGCCGACGAGGCACTGCTGGATGACGCCGAGGCGCTCGGCGAGTTCGACCCGGGCGGGATGCTCCGGTTCACCGCCTCGGCCGGCGCGCAGGTGCGCGAGTCGGCGGCGTTGGCCGCCGAGGCGAATCTCACCGGTCTGGGCGAGGAGGGCCGGCCACGGGCCGTGGTGATCGCCGGCATCGGCACCGCCGGACGTACCGGTGACCTGCTGGCAACGGTCGCCGGCCCGCGCTGCCCGGTGCCGGTGATCCCGCACAGCAGCGCCGGCGTGCCCGGCTGGGTGGGTGCGGCGGACGTGGTGATCGCGGTGAGCGCCTCGGGCCGCAGCCCCGAGGCGCTGGGCGCGGCGCAGGCCGCCGCGCGTCGCGGCGCCCGGCTGGTCGCGGTCGGCGCGCCCGACTCGGAACTGCAGTCGGTCGCCGACCGGGTGCGCGCGCCGTTCATCCCGGTGCCGCGCCGGGCGCCGGCCCGGGCGAGCCTGTGGGCGCTCAGCGTGCCGGTGTTGATGGCCGCCCGCGCGCTGGGCCTGGTGAAGGTGAACGAGGCCGACCTCGCCGAGACCGCGTCCCGGCTGGACGCCGACGCGGACCGCTGCCGGCCGCAGGCGGAGTCCTTCGTCAACCCGGCCAAGTCGCTGGCGCTCGGCCTGGCCGGCTCGATCCCGATCGTCTGGGGCTCGTCGCCGCTGGCCACCGTGGCGGCCCGGCGGTTCGGCGACACCCTGTCGGCCAACGCCCGCTACCCCGTGGTCGCCGGGGCGTTGGGTGAGGCCGGCCGGGGTCGGGTGGGTCTGCTCGACGGCGTCTTCGGCGGGCTCGGTGAGGCCGCCCGGGACATCTTCGCGGACCCGGACGAGGAGGAGTCCCCCGGCACCCGGCTGCGTCTGGTGCTGCTGCGCGACGGTGGCCTGAACGCCGAGGACGACACCCCCGAACCGCTGGCCGTGGAGGAGCGGCGCGCGGACGCCGTGCAGACCCTGGCCGAGCGTCGGGGGGTGCGCTGTGACGTCGTCACGGCCGAGGGCGGGTCGGCGCTGGAACGGTTGGCGTCGCTGACCGCGGTGCCCGACTTCGCGTCGGTCTATCTGGCCCTGGCACATCGCCTGGACCCGATGGCGGTGCCCGCCATCACCGAGATGAAGGAGCTGTCGAACCAGTGA
- a CDS encoding N-acetyltransferase, translated as MRLVRLDDGADLEFVYRSLLVPTFPPSELISLDELREGVRDGGQEVWAAVDDDGRILATAVGEWSPSCRVMLLGYLAVAAQGRGGGTGGRLYDEVVADWAGRYRPCVVLAEVERPDRHDGSAATGDPAARLRFYGRRGARILDLPYFQPSLGGAGRVYGMLLMSLHVAPELAGAAGADTVATEPLRVFLTEYLTGAEGGVATDPATTALLGALDRPGGVPARPTDELAEVPCAEDPASA; from the coding sequence ATGCGGTTGGTCCGGCTCGACGATGGCGCCGATCTGGAATTCGTCTACCGGAGCCTGCTCGTGCCCACCTTTCCACCGAGCGAACTGATCTCGCTGGACGAGCTTCGCGAGGGCGTACGGGACGGTGGCCAGGAGGTCTGGGCGGCGGTCGACGACGACGGACGCATCCTCGCCACGGCGGTCGGCGAGTGGTCCCCGTCCTGCCGGGTGATGCTGCTGGGCTACCTCGCGGTGGCGGCGCAGGGTCGCGGCGGCGGCACCGGCGGCCGGCTCTACGACGAGGTGGTGGCCGACTGGGCCGGCCGGTACCGGCCGTGTGTGGTGCTGGCGGAGGTCGAGCGGCCCGACCGGCACGACGGGAGCGCGGCCACCGGCGATCCCGCCGCCCGGCTGCGGTTCTACGGCCGCCGCGGGGCGCGGATCCTCGACCTGCCGTACTTCCAGCCCTCGTTGGGCGGGGCCGGCCGGGTGTACGGAATGCTGCTGATGAGCCTGCACGTCGCGCCGGAGCTGGCCGGTGCGGCCGGAGCGGACACGGTGGCGACCGAGCCGCTGCGGGTGTTCCTCACCGAGTATCTGACCGGTGCCGAGGGCGGGGTGGCCACCGACCCGGCCACCACCGCGCTGCTGGGCGCGCTGGACCGGCCCGGTGGAGTGCCCGCCCGGCCCACCGACGAACTGGCCGAGGTGCCCTGTGCGGAGGACCCGGCATCGGCCTGA
- a CDS encoding DUF3499 domain-containing protein — translation MRSPRRCSRNGCPRQAVATLTYVYNESTAVVGPLAAFAEPHTYDLCEPHARSLTAPRGWEVVRHEGEFEPPPPTTDDLVALAEAVREAARPAPPRPAELEAEINGEQHTGRRGHLRVIPPHH, via the coding sequence GTGAGGTCACCACGGCGTTGCTCCCGCAACGGCTGCCCCCGACAGGCCGTCGCCACGTTGACCTATGTTTACAACGAGTCCACGGCCGTGGTGGGACCGCTCGCCGCGTTCGCCGAGCCGCACACGTACGACCTCTGTGAGCCGCATGCCCGCAGCCTGACCGCCCCGCGGGGGTGGGAGGTGGTCCGGCACGAGGGCGAGTTCGAGCCGCCACCGCCGACCACCGACGACCTCGTGGCGCTGGCCGAGGCGGTCCGCGAGGCCGCCCGCCCCGCGCCGCCGCGGCCGGCGGAGTTGGAGGCGGAGATCAACGGGGAGCAGCACACCGGCCGCCGCGGCCACCTGCGGGTCATCCCGCCGCACCACTGA
- the manA gene encoding mannose-6-phosphate isomerase, class I, translating to METLHGTIRDYAWGSRRVLAEFQGRPAPTEGPEAELWLGAHPGAPARVDRPAGRTLLPDLLAAEPEHWLGAEVVARFGPRLPFLLKVLAPERPLSLQAHPDAEQARAGYAAEEAAGVHRNYVDPYHKPEMLVALHPFEALCGFRDPAVSAAAIAGLGLAELEPVVAALRRGVEGLGEAVRLLLTVPTHRRAGLVEAAVRAAGTAEPAASAAAGIAAPAPAAPAAGIAAPAAAGPAAAAHGSGSAGLVPRLARDYPGDPGVLVALLLNHVALEPGQAIWMPAGNLHAYLRGCGVEIMAASDNVLRGGLTPKRVDVPELLRVLRFEVLADPVLLPVPVAPGVVTWPVPVPDFALYRVRVDGSAPVRLTGSGPRVVLGTAGTVTAGDDDGALAVPRGTAAVGRAGAGALVLTGVGEAYVATVG from the coding sequence ATGGAGACCCTGCACGGGACGATCCGCGACTACGCCTGGGGTTCCCGTCGAGTGCTGGCCGAGTTCCAGGGCCGGCCGGCACCGACCGAGGGTCCGGAGGCCGAGTTGTGGCTCGGTGCGCATCCGGGCGCCCCGGCGCGGGTGGACCGGCCGGCGGGCCGGACCCTGCTGCCCGACCTGCTGGCGGCCGAGCCGGAGCACTGGCTCGGCGCCGAGGTGGTCGCGCGGTTCGGGCCACGGCTGCCGTTCCTGCTCAAGGTGCTGGCGCCGGAGCGGCCGTTGTCCCTGCAGGCACATCCGGACGCCGAGCAGGCCCGGGCCGGGTACGCCGCGGAGGAGGCGGCCGGGGTGCACCGCAACTATGTGGACCCGTACCACAAGCCCGAGATGCTGGTGGCGCTGCATCCGTTCGAGGCGCTGTGCGGCTTCCGTGATCCGGCGGTCTCCGCGGCGGCGATCGCCGGGCTGGGGCTGGCCGAGCTGGAGCCGGTGGTGGCCGCCCTGCGGCGCGGCGTCGAGGGCCTCGGCGAGGCGGTCCGGTTGCTGCTGACCGTGCCGACGCACCGGCGGGCCGGGTTGGTCGAGGCGGCGGTCCGGGCGGCGGGTACGGCCGAACCGGCCGCGTCGGCCGCTGCCGGGATCGCCGCTCCCGCGCCCGCTGCTCCCGCCGCCGGGATCGCCGCTCCCGCGGCCGCCGGCCCGGCGGCGGCCGCCCACGGGTCGGGGTCGGCCGGGCTGGTGCCGCGGCTGGCGCGGGACTATCCCGGCGATCCGGGCGTGCTGGTGGCGTTGTTGCTCAACCACGTCGCGCTCGAACCCGGACAGGCGATCTGGATGCCCGCCGGCAACCTGCACGCGTACCTGCGGGGTTGCGGCGTGGAGATCATGGCGGCCAGCGACAACGTGCTGCGCGGCGGCCTGACCCCCAAGCGGGTCGACGTGCCGGAGCTGTTGCGGGTGCTCCGCTTCGAGGTGTTGGCCGATCCGGTGCTGCTGCCGGTGCCGGTGGCGCCCGGGGTGGTGACCTGGCCGGTGCCGGTGCCCGATTTCGCGCTGTACCGGGTGCGGGTGGATGGTTCGGCGCCGGTCCGGTTGACCGGATCCGGTCCCCGGGTGGTGCTCGGTACCGCCGGCACGGTGACCGCCGGTGACGATGACGGGGCGCTGGCGGTGCCGCGCGGTACGGCGGCGGTGGGCCGGGCGGGCGCGGGTGCGCTGGTGCTGACGGGGGTCGGCGAGGCGTACGTGGCCACCGTCGGCTGA
- a CDS encoding metallopeptidase family protein: protein MTSPDNRRPDAGRRPKRDRRGRGLRGRLVPATVPLARTKAEIFDDLVLDTVETLERRFAKELTGVEFAVEDVPPELNVYDSDVLEDGEVPLARLLPGRPGRQEMPPRIVLYRRPLEFRAMDNDDLADLVHDVIIEQVANLLGVDPDELA from the coding sequence ATGACCAGTCCGGACAACCGCCGGCCGGATGCGGGCCGGCGGCCGAAGCGGGATCGGCGCGGCCGAGGGCTGCGCGGCCGGCTCGTCCCGGCCACCGTACCGCTGGCCCGGACCAAGGCGGAGATCTTCGATGATCTTGTCCTGGACACGGTCGAGACGCTGGAACGGCGGTTCGCCAAGGAGCTGACCGGCGTGGAGTTCGCGGTCGAGGACGTGCCGCCGGAGCTGAACGTCTACGACTCGGACGTCCTTGAGGACGGCGAGGTGCCGCTGGCCCGCCTGCTGCCGGGGCGCCCGGGGCGGCAGGAGATGCCGCCCCGGATCGTGCTCTACCGCCGGCCGCTCGAATTCCGTGCGATGGACAACGACGACCTCGCCGACCTGGTCCACGATGTGATCATCGAACAGGTGGCGAATCTGCTGGGCGTGGATCCCGACGAACTGGCCTGA
- a CDS encoding WhiB family transcriptional regulator — MDGRLEVADLLGDAPEWQERALCSQTDPEAFFPEKGGSTREAKRICSRCEVKSDCLEYALGHDERFGIWGGLSERERRKLKRRVA; from the coding sequence ATGGACGGCCGACTCGAGGTGGCCGACCTGCTCGGAGACGCACCGGAGTGGCAGGAGCGGGCGCTGTGCTCGCAGACCGACCCGGAGGCGTTCTTCCCCGAGAAGGGCGGTTCGACCCGCGAGGCGAAGCGGATCTGCTCGCGCTGCGAGGTCAAGAGCGATTGTCTGGAATACGCACTCGGGCACGACGAACGGTTCGGCATCTGGGGTGGCCTGTCCGAGCGCGAACGGCGCAAATTGAAGCGGCGGGTCGCCTGA